The Megachile rotundata isolate GNS110a chromosome 3, iyMegRotu1, whole genome shotgun sequence genome includes a window with the following:
- the lig gene encoding ubiquitin-associated protein-like lingerer isoform X3, translating to MSSSNKSVSSGGRGPNKNKSQQHGKSDHQTKSSDSTKHEKAQPNTVQMRHAQIIDTRMGSGEDPVLKERIKQVMDMTRRSEDEVVMALHDSDGDLDRAVNDLLEGVKTEWEVKKKKPRQPSGSKQNMDTSGGQDESGDWDERRNQRGGGPPRMRGRANHDNRGWRGRENKENERNLEDGVRDGSYGGNRRGRGGPGRPGRGGRGGSRGLGPRTFANRNDPSSASSAHSFNRPIDTWTGNEEQQGVQEPKMDAWNNLDSTEDWDNEEYTGSLADTKVFTPSTSVAEPPPPIEEPKTQDLQTVQSNQNVNLSLLQQEELPKLSEIPPIQQQTLIQQTQQQQSVLSLPTMQLSQQPNAISGGVLTAAQTQYLTQLTQQTSENLKAAGQTTFSSSISNQPQRQTKQRPRVPPPSKIPSTAVEMPGDAVNSGIGFLDVQFGALEFGSDSSSLDGSANEKYNSASSTIPGVDVTSTTNAVNTANTNNSLDIETTQTSSTTAFNTTSQMLSNSENLPVSSEHSINAQTFTARGGSTGQSLDITKQDFTSQVSPGNAPTYGTTTTYQSQKSSFQAPTATPSTYNAYSTNAQSAQSSFQTASGTSANSYSATATVSQASYNSSSSFPQSNTSNFSQASPSASATSGYNQPTTTNQVYQSASGYVPATTSQYQAQSVATNTVSNSNTGYQTSGYQGSSSFQSTPQAYQQSVTTFTSPITQTSGAYQSAAQSVYGTYGTYASQPQTASHNHKLNNATTKDSQYDSNTTTSNSSLATTTAPTLGLSSTSVNSSQTKVTNSNAVPKSTSSGVVTGSGTGNMTGGGAAGSMTPMLGHQYIMGQGVPYAFQQPMYSYEDLQLMQQRIPHMPTTGYYDALGYQTTGPATSLGGGRGDALSGVQGVQGVQGVQGAYTSISDARFARNDSNASPVPSTMSQQTATQHQQPMMNPTLPPTYAYFAYGGGIMPGGFQYGTPAIYPQIATAGNAGTNSGAYSAKPGSYGSGYGANASYDALASAGPSAEYKGAANSYTSTQTGKTGTSTGNTNTGGSSATDISATMYAKNHVALGKVNSYDKQTFHSATPPPFGLTGSQNAGLPGAYGTPHLFIPTMPHQLHQPLHQDGGSSTGQRSNTSSQNKAQTKPGYSPSYWTGNN from the exons ATGAGTTCAAGCAACAAATCGGTGTCCTCCGGTGGGAGAGGCCCCAACAAAAATAAATCACAACAACATGGAAAGTCAGATCATCAAACTAAATCATCGGATTCAACAAAACATGAGAAAGCACAG CCAAATACTGTTCAGATGCGACATGCACAAATTATTGATACCAGAATGGGCAGTGGAGAAGATCCTGTTTTGAAAGAACGTATCAAGCAGGTCATGGATATGACTAGACGTTCAGAAGATGAAGTTGTTATGGCTTTACATGATAGTGACGGAGATTTAGATCGTGCTGTTAATGATCTTTTGGAAGGAGTTAAAACAGAATGGGAGGTGAAAAAAAAGAAGCCTCGCCAACCTAGTGGTTCTAAACAAAACATGGATACTTCTGGTGGTCAGGATGAGAGTGGTGATTGGGATGAAAGACGTAATCAACGAGGAGGTGGTCCACCACGTATGCGAGGGCGTGCTAATCATGATAATCGTGGAT GGCGCGGtcgagaaaataaagaaaacgaAAGAAACCTGGAAGACGGAGTCCGTGATGGCAGCTACGGTGGTAATAGAAGGGGGAGAGGTGGTCCAGGAAGACCAGGACGAGGAGGACGAGGTGGAAGCAGAGGGCTTGGTCCACGGACATTTGCTAATCGTAATGATCCATCATCTGCTTCGTCGGCTCATAGTTTTAATCGGCCAATTGATACATGGACAGGTAATGAAGAACAGCAAGGTGTTCAAGAGCCAAAGATGG ATGCATGGAATAATTTGGATTCTACAGAAGACTGGGATAATGAAGAGTATACAGGTTCATTGGCAGATACGAAAGTTTTTACACCAAGTACTTCGGTAGCGGAACCTCCACCTCCTATAGAAGAACCAAAAACCCAAGATTTACAAACAGTGCAATCaaatcaaaatgtaaatttatcaTTATTACAACAAGAA gAATTACCAAAATTGTCAGAAATACCACCTATACAACAACAAACTTTAATTCAACAAACACAGCAACAGCAATCTGTGTTAAGTTTACCAACAATGCAATTATCACAACAGCCAAATGCCATAAGTGGTGGAGTATTAACAGCTGCACAGACTCAGTATTTAACGCAACTTACTCAACAAACAAGTGAAAACTTAAAAGCTGCGGGTCAAACAACGTTCTCTTCATCGATTTCTAATCAG ccTCAAAGACAGACAAAGCAACGTCCACGAGTACCACCACCATCAAAAATTCCATCTACTGCTGTAGAAATGCCAGGAGATGCCGTTAACAGTGGTATTGGATTTCTTGATGTCCAATTTGGTGCACTTGAGTTTGGGAGTGATTCAAGTTCCCTTGATGGTTCAGCAAATGAAAAGTACAATTCAGCAAGTAGTACAATCCCTGGTGTAGATGTAACTTCTACTACAAATGCTGTAAACACTGCCAATACAAATAATTCCCTGGACATAGAAACTACCCAAACATCATCAACAACAGCTTTCAATACCACTTCTCAAATG TTATCAAATAGCGAGAACTTACCTGTATCGAGTGAACATTCAATAAACGCTCAAACTTTTACTGCTCGCGGTGGTAGTACCGGACAAAGTTTAGATATAACTAAACAAGATTTCACCTCGCAAGTCTCGCCAGGAAATGCACCAACTTATGGTACAACAACAACTTACCAATCTCAGAAATCATCATTTCAAGCACCTACCGCGACACCAAGCACTTACAATGCATACTCCACAAATGCTCAGTCTGCTCAGTCATCCTTTCAAACTGCATCAGGCACTAGTGCCAATAGTTATTCTGCAACGGCGACTGTTTCACAAGCAAGTTATAACTCTTCATCGTCGTTTCCTCAATCCAATACGTCGAACTTTAGCCAAGCTTCTCCGTCTGCATCTGCAACTTCTGGTTATAATCAACCAACGACTACAAATCAA gTATATCAGTCTGCCAGTGGATATGTACCTGCTACGACATCACAGTATCAAGCTCAATCTGTAGCTACAAATACTGTATCAAACAGTAACACTGGTTATCAAACAAGTGGCTACCAAGGATCGTCTTCGTTTCAGTCGACACCACAAGCTTACCAACAATCTGTTACAACATTTACTTCGCCTATAACACAAACTTCCGGAGCTTATCAAAGTGCAGCACAATCT GTTTATGGAACGTATGGAACGTATGCGAGTCAACCACAGACAGcatctcacaatcataaattgaataatgcTACGACAAAAGATTCTCAATATGACAGTAACACAACAACTTCAAACAGCTCTCTTGCGACGACTACAGCTCCTACGTTAGGTCTTAGTTCTACCTCCGTAAATAGTTCACAAACTAAAGTAACTAATTCTAATG CGGTACCGAAAAGTACATCGAGTGGTGTAGTAACAGGTAGTGGAACTGGAAATATGACAGGTGGTGGTGCAGCGGGCAGCATGACACCGATGTTAGGTCATCAATACATTATGGGTCAAGGTGTACCTTACGCATTTCAGCAACCAATGTACAGTTACGAAGATTTGCAACTTATGCAACAAAGAATACCTCACATG CCAACTACTGGTTACTATGACGCTTTGGGCTATCAGACAACTGGCCCTGCTACCAGTCTCGGTGGGGGACGAGGAGATGCACTATCCGGTGTACAAGGTGTCCAAGGAGTACAAGGTGTACAAGGAGCCTATACCAGTATTAGTGATGCCAGGTTCGCCAGAAATGACAGCAATGCATCTCCAGTACCATCCACTATGTCTCAACAG ACTGCTACGCAACATCAACAACCAATGATGAATCCTACACTTCCTCCAACGTATGCATATTTTGCATATGGCGGTGGAATAATGCCAGGTGGTTTTCAATATGGAACTCCTGCCATTTATCCT CAGATAGCTACTGCTGGTAATGCGGGTACAAATAGTGGTGCATATAGTGCTAAACCAGGGAGTTATGGATCTGGATACGGTGCTAACGCAAGCTATGATGCTTTAGCATCTGCTGGTCCCTCAGCTGAATATAAAGGTGCAGCAAACAGTTATACCAGTACTCAAACTGGTAAAACAGGAACATCTACTGGAAATACTAATACTGGTGGATCGTCTGCAACTGATATAAGTGCCACTATGTATGCAAAAAATCACGTAGCACTTGGTAAagtaaac tcaTATGACAAACAGACTTTTCATTCAGCAACGCCTCCGCCATTTGGCCTTACTGGCAGTCAAAACGCTGGTTTGCCTGGTGCATATGGAACACCGCATTTGTTTATCCCAACTATGCCCCATCAACTGCATCAACCACTTCATCAAGATGGTGGAAGCAGTACAGGTCAAAGGTCTAATACAAGTTCCCAAAATAAAGCCCAAACAAAACCTGGATATAGTCCTAGTTACTGGACTGGAAACAACTAA
- the lig gene encoding ubiquitin-associated protein-like lingerer isoform X1 yields the protein MSSSNKSVSSGGRGPNKNKSQQHGKSDHQTKSSDSTKHEKAQPNTVQMRHAQIIDTRMGSGEDPVLKERIKQVMDMTRRSEDEVVMALHDSDGDLDRAVNDLLEGVKTEWEVKKKKPRQPSGSKQNMDTSGGQDESGDWDERRNQRGGGPPRMRGRANHDNRGWRGRENKENERNLEDGVRDGSYGGNRRGRGGPGRPGRGGRGGSRGLGPRTFANRNDPSSASSAHSFNRPIDTWTGNEEQQGVQEPKMDAWNNLDSTEDWDNEEYTGSLADTKVFTPSTSVAEPPPPIEEPKTQDLQTVQSNQNVNLSLLQQEELPKLSEIPPIQQQTLIQQTQQQQSVLSLPTMQLSQQPNAISGGVLTAAQTQYLTQLTQQTSENLKAAGQTTFSSSISNQPQRQTKQRPRVPPPSKIPSTAVEMPGDAVNSGIGFLDVQFGALEFGSDSSSLDGSANEKYNSASSTIPGVDVTSTTNAVNTANTNNSLDIETTQTSSTTAFNTTSQMLSNSENLPVSSEHSINAQTFTARGGSTGQSLDITKQDFTSQVSPGNAPTYGTTTTYQSQKSSFQAPTATPSTYNAYSTNAQSAQSSFQTASGTSANSYSATATVSQASYNSSSSFPQSNTSNFSQASPSASATSGYNQPTTTNQVTVYQSASGYVPATTSQYQAQSVATNTVSNSNTGYQTSGYQGSSSFQSTPQAYQQSVTTFTSPITQTSGAYQSAAQSVYGTYGTYASQPQTASHNHKLNNATTKDSQYDSNTTTSNSSLATTTAPTLGLSSTSVNSSQTKVTNSNAVPKSTSSGVVTGSGTGNMTGGGAAGSMTPMLGHQYIMGQGVPYAFQQPMYSYEDLQLMQQRIPHMPTTGYYDALGYQTTGPATSLGGGRGDALSGVQGVQGVQGVQGAYTSISDARFARNDSNASPVPSTMSQQTATQHQQPMMNPTLPPTYAYFAYGGGIMPGGFQYGTPAIYPQIATAGNAGTNSGAYSAKPGSYGSGYGANASYDALASAGPSAEYKGAANSYTSTQTGKTGTSTGNTNTGGSSATDISATMYAKNHVALGKVNSYDKQTFHSATPPPFGLTGSQNAGLPGAYGTPHLFIPTMPHQLHQPLHQDGGSSTGQRSNTSSQNKAQTKPGYSPSYWTGNN from the exons ATGAGTTCAAGCAACAAATCGGTGTCCTCCGGTGGGAGAGGCCCCAACAAAAATAAATCACAACAACATGGAAAGTCAGATCATCAAACTAAATCATCGGATTCAACAAAACATGAGAAAGCACAG CCAAATACTGTTCAGATGCGACATGCACAAATTATTGATACCAGAATGGGCAGTGGAGAAGATCCTGTTTTGAAAGAACGTATCAAGCAGGTCATGGATATGACTAGACGTTCAGAAGATGAAGTTGTTATGGCTTTACATGATAGTGACGGAGATTTAGATCGTGCTGTTAATGATCTTTTGGAAGGAGTTAAAACAGAATGGGAGGTGAAAAAAAAGAAGCCTCGCCAACCTAGTGGTTCTAAACAAAACATGGATACTTCTGGTGGTCAGGATGAGAGTGGTGATTGGGATGAAAGACGTAATCAACGAGGAGGTGGTCCACCACGTATGCGAGGGCGTGCTAATCATGATAATCGTGGAT GGCGCGGtcgagaaaataaagaaaacgaAAGAAACCTGGAAGACGGAGTCCGTGATGGCAGCTACGGTGGTAATAGAAGGGGGAGAGGTGGTCCAGGAAGACCAGGACGAGGAGGACGAGGTGGAAGCAGAGGGCTTGGTCCACGGACATTTGCTAATCGTAATGATCCATCATCTGCTTCGTCGGCTCATAGTTTTAATCGGCCAATTGATACATGGACAGGTAATGAAGAACAGCAAGGTGTTCAAGAGCCAAAGATGG ATGCATGGAATAATTTGGATTCTACAGAAGACTGGGATAATGAAGAGTATACAGGTTCATTGGCAGATACGAAAGTTTTTACACCAAGTACTTCGGTAGCGGAACCTCCACCTCCTATAGAAGAACCAAAAACCCAAGATTTACAAACAGTGCAATCaaatcaaaatgtaaatttatcaTTATTACAACAAGAA gAATTACCAAAATTGTCAGAAATACCACCTATACAACAACAAACTTTAATTCAACAAACACAGCAACAGCAATCTGTGTTAAGTTTACCAACAATGCAATTATCACAACAGCCAAATGCCATAAGTGGTGGAGTATTAACAGCTGCACAGACTCAGTATTTAACGCAACTTACTCAACAAACAAGTGAAAACTTAAAAGCTGCGGGTCAAACAACGTTCTCTTCATCGATTTCTAATCAG ccTCAAAGACAGACAAAGCAACGTCCACGAGTACCACCACCATCAAAAATTCCATCTACTGCTGTAGAAATGCCAGGAGATGCCGTTAACAGTGGTATTGGATTTCTTGATGTCCAATTTGGTGCACTTGAGTTTGGGAGTGATTCAAGTTCCCTTGATGGTTCAGCAAATGAAAAGTACAATTCAGCAAGTAGTACAATCCCTGGTGTAGATGTAACTTCTACTACAAATGCTGTAAACACTGCCAATACAAATAATTCCCTGGACATAGAAACTACCCAAACATCATCAACAACAGCTTTCAATACCACTTCTCAAATG TTATCAAATAGCGAGAACTTACCTGTATCGAGTGAACATTCAATAAACGCTCAAACTTTTACTGCTCGCGGTGGTAGTACCGGACAAAGTTTAGATATAACTAAACAAGATTTCACCTCGCAAGTCTCGCCAGGAAATGCACCAACTTATGGTACAACAACAACTTACCAATCTCAGAAATCATCATTTCAAGCACCTACCGCGACACCAAGCACTTACAATGCATACTCCACAAATGCTCAGTCTGCTCAGTCATCCTTTCAAACTGCATCAGGCACTAGTGCCAATAGTTATTCTGCAACGGCGACTGTTTCACAAGCAAGTTATAACTCTTCATCGTCGTTTCCTCAATCCAATACGTCGAACTTTAGCCAAGCTTCTCCGTCTGCATCTGCAACTTCTGGTTATAATCAACCAACGACTACAAATCAAGTAACT gTATATCAGTCTGCCAGTGGATATGTACCTGCTACGACATCACAGTATCAAGCTCAATCTGTAGCTACAAATACTGTATCAAACAGTAACACTGGTTATCAAACAAGTGGCTACCAAGGATCGTCTTCGTTTCAGTCGACACCACAAGCTTACCAACAATCTGTTACAACATTTACTTCGCCTATAACACAAACTTCCGGAGCTTATCAAAGTGCAGCACAATCT GTTTATGGAACGTATGGAACGTATGCGAGTCAACCACAGACAGcatctcacaatcataaattgaataatgcTACGACAAAAGATTCTCAATATGACAGTAACACAACAACTTCAAACAGCTCTCTTGCGACGACTACAGCTCCTACGTTAGGTCTTAGTTCTACCTCCGTAAATAGTTCACAAACTAAAGTAACTAATTCTAATG CGGTACCGAAAAGTACATCGAGTGGTGTAGTAACAGGTAGTGGAACTGGAAATATGACAGGTGGTGGTGCAGCGGGCAGCATGACACCGATGTTAGGTCATCAATACATTATGGGTCAAGGTGTACCTTACGCATTTCAGCAACCAATGTACAGTTACGAAGATTTGCAACTTATGCAACAAAGAATACCTCACATG CCAACTACTGGTTACTATGACGCTTTGGGCTATCAGACAACTGGCCCTGCTACCAGTCTCGGTGGGGGACGAGGAGATGCACTATCCGGTGTACAAGGTGTCCAAGGAGTACAAGGTGTACAAGGAGCCTATACCAGTATTAGTGATGCCAGGTTCGCCAGAAATGACAGCAATGCATCTCCAGTACCATCCACTATGTCTCAACAG ACTGCTACGCAACATCAACAACCAATGATGAATCCTACACTTCCTCCAACGTATGCATATTTTGCATATGGCGGTGGAATAATGCCAGGTGGTTTTCAATATGGAACTCCTGCCATTTATCCT CAGATAGCTACTGCTGGTAATGCGGGTACAAATAGTGGTGCATATAGTGCTAAACCAGGGAGTTATGGATCTGGATACGGTGCTAACGCAAGCTATGATGCTTTAGCATCTGCTGGTCCCTCAGCTGAATATAAAGGTGCAGCAAACAGTTATACCAGTACTCAAACTGGTAAAACAGGAACATCTACTGGAAATACTAATACTGGTGGATCGTCTGCAACTGATATAAGTGCCACTATGTATGCAAAAAATCACGTAGCACTTGGTAAagtaaac tcaTATGACAAACAGACTTTTCATTCAGCAACGCCTCCGCCATTTGGCCTTACTGGCAGTCAAAACGCTGGTTTGCCTGGTGCATATGGAACACCGCATTTGTTTATCCCAACTATGCCCCATCAACTGCATCAACCACTTCATCAAGATGGTGGAAGCAGTACAGGTCAAAGGTCTAATACAAGTTCCCAAAATAAAGCCCAAACAAAACCTGGATATAGTCCTAGTTACTGGACTGGAAACAACTAA
- the lig gene encoding ubiquitin-associated protein-like lingerer isoform X2 → MSSSNKSVSSGGRGPNKNKSQQHGKSDHQTKSSDSTKHEKAQPNTVQMRHAQIIDTRMGSGEDPVLKERIKQVMDMTRRSEDEVVMALHDSDGDLDRAVNDLLEGVKTEWEVKKKKPRQPSGSKQNMDTSGGQDESGDWDERRNQRGGGPPRMRGRANHDNRGWRGRENKENERNLEDGVRDGSYGGNRRGRGGPGRPGRGGRGGSRGLGPRTFANRNDPSSASSAHSFNRPIDTWTGNEEQQGVQEPKMDAWNNLDSTEDWDNEEYTGSLADTKVFTPSTSVAEPPPPIEEPKTQDLQTVQSNQNVNLSLLQQEELPKLSEIPPIQQQTLIQQTQQQQSVLSLPTMQLSQQPNAISGGVLTAAQTQYLTQLTQQTSENLKAAGQTTFSSSISNQPQRQTKQRPRVPPPSKIPSTAVEMPGDAVNSGIGFLDVQFGALEFGSDSSSLDGSANEKYNSASSTIPGVDVTSTTNAVNTANTNNSLDIETTQTSSTTAFNTTSQMLSNSENLPVSSEHSINAQTFTARGGSTGQSLDITKQDFTSQVSPGNAPTYGTTTTYQSQKSSFQAPTATPSTYNAYSTNAQSAQSSFQTASGTSANSYSATATVSQASYNSSSSFPQSNTSNFSQASPSASATSGYNQPTTTNQVTVYQSASGYVPATTSQYQAQSVATNTVSNSNTGYQTSGYQGSSSFQSTPQAYQQSVTTFTSPITQTSGAYQSAAQSVYGTYGTYASQPQTASHNHKLNNATTKDSQYDSNTTTSNSSLATTTAPTLGLSSTSVNSSQTKVTNSNAVPKSTSSGVVTGSGTGNMTGGGAAGSMTPMLGHQYIMGQGVPYAFQQPMYSYEDLQLMQQRIPHMPTTGYYDALGYQTTGPATSLGGGRGDALSGVQGVQGVQGVQGAYTSISDARFARNDSNASPVPSTMSQQTATQHQQPMMNPTLPPTYAYFAYGGGIMPGGFQYGTPAIYPIATAGNAGTNSGAYSAKPGSYGSGYGANASYDALASAGPSAEYKGAANSYTSTQTGKTGTSTGNTNTGGSSATDISATMYAKNHVALGKVNSYDKQTFHSATPPPFGLTGSQNAGLPGAYGTPHLFIPTMPHQLHQPLHQDGGSSTGQRSNTSSQNKAQTKPGYSPSYWTGNN, encoded by the exons ATGAGTTCAAGCAACAAATCGGTGTCCTCCGGTGGGAGAGGCCCCAACAAAAATAAATCACAACAACATGGAAAGTCAGATCATCAAACTAAATCATCGGATTCAACAAAACATGAGAAAGCACAG CCAAATACTGTTCAGATGCGACATGCACAAATTATTGATACCAGAATGGGCAGTGGAGAAGATCCTGTTTTGAAAGAACGTATCAAGCAGGTCATGGATATGACTAGACGTTCAGAAGATGAAGTTGTTATGGCTTTACATGATAGTGACGGAGATTTAGATCGTGCTGTTAATGATCTTTTGGAAGGAGTTAAAACAGAATGGGAGGTGAAAAAAAAGAAGCCTCGCCAACCTAGTGGTTCTAAACAAAACATGGATACTTCTGGTGGTCAGGATGAGAGTGGTGATTGGGATGAAAGACGTAATCAACGAGGAGGTGGTCCACCACGTATGCGAGGGCGTGCTAATCATGATAATCGTGGAT GGCGCGGtcgagaaaataaagaaaacgaAAGAAACCTGGAAGACGGAGTCCGTGATGGCAGCTACGGTGGTAATAGAAGGGGGAGAGGTGGTCCAGGAAGACCAGGACGAGGAGGACGAGGTGGAAGCAGAGGGCTTGGTCCACGGACATTTGCTAATCGTAATGATCCATCATCTGCTTCGTCGGCTCATAGTTTTAATCGGCCAATTGATACATGGACAGGTAATGAAGAACAGCAAGGTGTTCAAGAGCCAAAGATGG ATGCATGGAATAATTTGGATTCTACAGAAGACTGGGATAATGAAGAGTATACAGGTTCATTGGCAGATACGAAAGTTTTTACACCAAGTACTTCGGTAGCGGAACCTCCACCTCCTATAGAAGAACCAAAAACCCAAGATTTACAAACAGTGCAATCaaatcaaaatgtaaatttatcaTTATTACAACAAGAA gAATTACCAAAATTGTCAGAAATACCACCTATACAACAACAAACTTTAATTCAACAAACACAGCAACAGCAATCTGTGTTAAGTTTACCAACAATGCAATTATCACAACAGCCAAATGCCATAAGTGGTGGAGTATTAACAGCTGCACAGACTCAGTATTTAACGCAACTTACTCAACAAACAAGTGAAAACTTAAAAGCTGCGGGTCAAACAACGTTCTCTTCATCGATTTCTAATCAG ccTCAAAGACAGACAAAGCAACGTCCACGAGTACCACCACCATCAAAAATTCCATCTACTGCTGTAGAAATGCCAGGAGATGCCGTTAACAGTGGTATTGGATTTCTTGATGTCCAATTTGGTGCACTTGAGTTTGGGAGTGATTCAAGTTCCCTTGATGGTTCAGCAAATGAAAAGTACAATTCAGCAAGTAGTACAATCCCTGGTGTAGATGTAACTTCTACTACAAATGCTGTAAACACTGCCAATACAAATAATTCCCTGGACATAGAAACTACCCAAACATCATCAACAACAGCTTTCAATACCACTTCTCAAATG TTATCAAATAGCGAGAACTTACCTGTATCGAGTGAACATTCAATAAACGCTCAAACTTTTACTGCTCGCGGTGGTAGTACCGGACAAAGTTTAGATATAACTAAACAAGATTTCACCTCGCAAGTCTCGCCAGGAAATGCACCAACTTATGGTACAACAACAACTTACCAATCTCAGAAATCATCATTTCAAGCACCTACCGCGACACCAAGCACTTACAATGCATACTCCACAAATGCTCAGTCTGCTCAGTCATCCTTTCAAACTGCATCAGGCACTAGTGCCAATAGTTATTCTGCAACGGCGACTGTTTCACAAGCAAGTTATAACTCTTCATCGTCGTTTCCTCAATCCAATACGTCGAACTTTAGCCAAGCTTCTCCGTCTGCATCTGCAACTTCTGGTTATAATCAACCAACGACTACAAATCAAGTAACT gTATATCAGTCTGCCAGTGGATATGTACCTGCTACGACATCACAGTATCAAGCTCAATCTGTAGCTACAAATACTGTATCAAACAGTAACACTGGTTATCAAACAAGTGGCTACCAAGGATCGTCTTCGTTTCAGTCGACACCACAAGCTTACCAACAATCTGTTACAACATTTACTTCGCCTATAACACAAACTTCCGGAGCTTATCAAAGTGCAGCACAATCT GTTTATGGAACGTATGGAACGTATGCGAGTCAACCACAGACAGcatctcacaatcataaattgaataatgcTACGACAAAAGATTCTCAATATGACAGTAACACAACAACTTCAAACAGCTCTCTTGCGACGACTACAGCTCCTACGTTAGGTCTTAGTTCTACCTCCGTAAATAGTTCACAAACTAAAGTAACTAATTCTAATG CGGTACCGAAAAGTACATCGAGTGGTGTAGTAACAGGTAGTGGAACTGGAAATATGACAGGTGGTGGTGCAGCGGGCAGCATGACACCGATGTTAGGTCATCAATACATTATGGGTCAAGGTGTACCTTACGCATTTCAGCAACCAATGTACAGTTACGAAGATTTGCAACTTATGCAACAAAGAATACCTCACATG CCAACTACTGGTTACTATGACGCTTTGGGCTATCAGACAACTGGCCCTGCTACCAGTCTCGGTGGGGGACGAGGAGATGCACTATCCGGTGTACAAGGTGTCCAAGGAGTACAAGGTGTACAAGGAGCCTATACCAGTATTAGTGATGCCAGGTTCGCCAGAAATGACAGCAATGCATCTCCAGTACCATCCACTATGTCTCAACAG ACTGCTACGCAACATCAACAACCAATGATGAATCCTACACTTCCTCCAACGTATGCATATTTTGCATATGGCGGTGGAATAATGCCAGGTGGTTTTCAATATGGAACTCCTGCCATTTATCCT ATAGCTACTGCTGGTAATGCGGGTACAAATAGTGGTGCATATAGTGCTAAACCAGGGAGTTATGGATCTGGATACGGTGCTAACGCAAGCTATGATGCTTTAGCATCTGCTGGTCCCTCAGCTGAATATAAAGGTGCAGCAAACAGTTATACCAGTACTCAAACTGGTAAAACAGGAACATCTACTGGAAATACTAATACTGGTGGATCGTCTGCAACTGATATAAGTGCCACTATGTATGCAAAAAATCACGTAGCACTTGGTAAagtaaac tcaTATGACAAACAGACTTTTCATTCAGCAACGCCTCCGCCATTTGGCCTTACTGGCAGTCAAAACGCTGGTTTGCCTGGTGCATATGGAACACCGCATTTGTTTATCCCAACTATGCCCCATCAACTGCATCAACCACTTCATCAAGATGGTGGAAGCAGTACAGGTCAAAGGTCTAATACAAGTTCCCAAAATAAAGCCCAAACAAAACCTGGATATAGTCCTAGTTACTGGACTGGAAACAACTAA